The Panulirus ornatus isolate Po-2019 chromosome 5, ASM3632096v1, whole genome shotgun sequence genome includes a window with the following:
- the Hcs gene encoding uncharacterized protein Hcs isoform X5: MLSMCGLLCRMLRGWRHSEAVMLMAKALSQPHSSLLVQDIMTSSTAGGVTVNEPCGTSLFCQNSSEGTLGQLLWRDNNKQAVIISPKQCVDLQRWTLFLSSSDNPSTSTFRKAPQPASENGTATSKKSEISGTVTVLLEATYRERDDEPAVDCHVMVEHLSQPYAWKARDVFGVIVITTPPQLLAMIQAFFNNALLIDDDFLIKKILTIEVVGKPSTMEDPLSIPESVSPGPWNMDRIPLTQMELARSLSPTSYPGQPTTTGCGDIGLCSNSLRPPLLSALLRHQSSGESATDTSTTINPQSSSDSDKHASSLDPQSSYDSISDYPTSDADDVPCNVYNFYPRGWAISGNQVVSGQPLSVRGVLTQMEENQQKKQCSIVTNPMEDLWQESEDAHKVVNGSCANEQSILCLNGPSQNHETRSTLPRVKKDRMGCKYPYTCLSGSVLCKRIEQAQPGKKEREIVKEAAEYYQRALNSAQERKEWIKKSLSSVSDEDNPSCDYSFSGTHDEVVITHEPKKYPVRIRSEADLSRATSIIKDNLANIVQNYLVKSGKSPECHYLSPKIPSESPTLLHPLTSGISDNSLQLSDHPPGMQEPASILEGRDDEDVHITVLMTEVSKATSTMNNEQDLITPAMKIAQQVDEHKFSNVRKEETLVTLEDNDEETMPYFKSNEDLTPNDIVKPVIIPTVNNQCFTKRSEHIPDIPRSKEKKMKTICAANCKVPVRSSGKSERKLIKSDEIIPPAIKRESCIDIPVSNEDEVKSLTAFDNEFAKGRAIVTIHNVHSDSNEARVKAAITERIQVGDVILEKTEGVPTETKVYEPVMKAKKISKITDKKSEKTHGEVIITTPVTKSKKHTDVMQKSKNIHMETDSNAPVATSKKHADTAVTKSEEILEMLWEKQKDRVKPVTIEEMSAGTTKDRPVIGEVQFSPVSVRGKESDLENIVVRSTDNVDRTAYRDDDKHSDVAVHESDKSHTSSLNVLECNSVTTVSQDSCVVSVQNSDFCHESSFNKNESFTDIPIILHEIHQNNQLDNGKIGDTMHSSNHPTTDIVIHEGIDEVNGKESSDTNGDTLSQRPKCLKDIHKLNTKSSTASESSFESLPYRMLTSQPESLTDDIAIELTRAPPDSEKLKAAKIELIRQERINAISLHSLALLELGDSINTSISPGEEGQADEFVNISKEQDASADSLGSASYVCNENREEEINGSSMFDSGVEVMMHEQDNTVTPSLTKPFPSPVESVAESGFSSLKEPVAHEGTTEDGGFDNQSGVSLSKSKDSLDLTDTDRFLVTDTLSDDMETLSLSAGDVTLVESGPVSKEGSARGSISDSSYQDNGLLKFYNTEPPDLDLDSVGIPSPFLDNSPHYAVRDIHDKQLPSVESNHIHYSSDLSPPKYPLQHFAEDSVSRRVAGSCSEASDLEVSKSKFAMRLDEKAVKCFSDDGNESKMKTSESLSSEDTVISRRSFDDYSAKFLSQGSQEEPSEFSGPSVRTSDDEKAEKPIIDMSGSTLQSSDYGKGAVHSVAEARINDKEVIHEELSPHDTNLIISEGQQTIPLSVKSQNDSREEKCIKQVDRKMTVALDQDTKPSENLVTRYSEPYDSMHEINENTAEMKSSEIVAAHEELGCIFSNTSEVTLADSVQSNAGLHLSIADKLKLLNESELLADASVKAESCGKHNTEILNHTLVKDFAQYENVYGVEKSKSSGESPSLPCISNSKKEEKVSSNTDVIVSVTSGTSKSEVSDKSSGNTHETCSTGTSDRPSRHSSRSGVSDLEDEVFLPPTENYIFDGRPVIYCPKIDMENQIGISPPKMAMSVFAVVPAKHSTMNKEIEWMATNKELLQFNQCSSQKLTSKVNTEEFDKTGKSVMQLSGTVSLPESGTIHWNHSAAPIDVITHLSNEVPDMCNLSGNVLMSADTGINELSKHSLLLKSNGEVDMAKEDSNVTIFPQQYAMIKDAEAMVSLKTGKESQGVVDELVKVDKNLDEEGPENLIQSEVKREGWVASRPISAHFTELEPKRKKKYQHSILEKMEDKCVSGRIMESKTPDMLHIERTVDDLQFTSPESHEKHLPDDEIRLQKEESFSKENHVNIHPQTETVLNLSTKAMIKAKGCHLQEEKNIYAEQDVSYSSKPTPKETGEQSKPRLLRMANLERTDTTASPTHQASVKVLDNSDSTPQESPVISSALMSAIRKFPVPVSSLPVDTCTSSNSISIEGTDEESSVIENTSIPATDKKILDSKVKKHTHQNVYRTEKFESEEAASPTPLKCQGGSLEETSSNEFSPIKISDPELKKYGSEELSSLTLDSHGSSTSKSYLEPDLGSVGSSCRIGGSLECLKRDTDKKKSHTHKLGSRTSAKSEDLNMKCDKVSLKSQGSLDKFPHFDQVTAQQKARGARKKILSVDIENKDKTDPNKEMHRSVTLPAGSMASSKKDEKKKEKEEKSKKKKKDKDLVGTSEKKFAMLSLKGLLKRNKSKEKEKDKDKDSSQEKLSSPSLFRKFERKNKSNTQSPLLDEKKNGEQGNVVNGSCNDLENARHSPVATNGKTRPVISGPVSMNQVGNVAGMGVTTTICRGSAGYAASGSDSESPVGSRQSSPKRIVSHPRMASLGTQPSPRLYKHVLTRHLSSSQESVDNPLLSSTHSSPQTSPHTSPKRMVIPASASSLSLPASRDMSPPTPVMGTRALRGSNSSFSVTIGFKPKVEKRSRTMSEGADLNRVSLSPVSKRKEGSRILTQLNKRSSSMEILVCGKIREHCSESRRSPGRSPFSREGSFRLHREISVETLFELPETSPRSSRTQEEYQEYLNELHARNDSQSGSSWSLVEESDMDKAYPETLSRRSSHHTPTGKKLSLPHNMHLSGLRETASSNPNLQRTGSPFVRGVPHSSSFTSSPFRRPHSSAAVFSPAKRVMSTSTGGSPSSDATPGTPLMRVEEEGPCRKNIDNFTEKPPNVLVYAANKTEYFTAVKDTLLHCLNQDRYTVYQLTDEMAFKSPWSGSTTLLVVCGDVPAHVSTVFIRYLLQGGRVFSVCSDFLNMAVPLFVFDHED, from the exons CAATGTGTGGATCTTCAGCGATggaccctcttcctctcctcatctGACAACCCTAGCACCTCCACATTCAGAAAggctccccagccagccagtgaaAATGGGACTGCCACCAGCAAAAAATCAGAGATATCAGGAACTGTTACAGTTCTTCTTGAAGCCACCTACCGAGAAAGAGATGACGAGCCTGCAGTTGACTGTCATGTTATG GTGGAACATTTATCTCAACCATATGCCTGGAAAGCTCGAGATGTATTTGGGGTTATTGTGATAACAACACCACCCCAATTACTTGCGATGATCCAAGCTTTCTTCAACAATGCCCTACTTATTGATGATGACTTCCTCATAAAGAAAATACTTA caattgAAGTTGTGGGTAAGCCATCAACTATGGAGGACCCACTGAGCATCCCAGAAAGTGTATCTCCAGGCCCCTGGAATATGGATAGGATCCCACTTACACAGATGGAGCTTGCTCGAAGTCTCTCACCCACAAGCTATCCAG GCCAGCCAACAACCACAGGATGTGGGGATATAGGATTATGTAGTAACTCCTTGCGTCCTCCATTACTGTCAGCTCTTCTGCGCCACCAGTCATCCGGCGAAAGTGCCACAGACACATCCACCACTATCAATCCCCAGTCATCCAGTGACAGTGATAAACATGCATCTAGTCTAGACCCACAGTCATCATATGACAGCATCAGTGATTATCCAACATCTGATGCTGATGATGTACCATGTAATGTATATAACTTTTATCCTAGAGGATGGGCAATCTCTGGAAACCAGGTAGTATCAGGACAGCCATTATCTGTAAGGGGAGTCCTTACGCAAATGGAAGAAAATCAACAAAAGAAGCAATGCTCAATTGTTACCAACCCAATGGAAGATTTGTGGCAGGAATCAGAGGATGCCCACAAAGTAGTGAATGGCAGCTGTGCCAATGAACAAAGCATTTTGTGTTTAAATGGTCCATCTCAGAACCATGAAACAAGAAGCACATTACCAAGAGTTAAAAAAGATAGGATGGGGTGTAAGTATCCATACACATGTCTTTCTGGAAGTGTTCTCTGTAAAAGAATAGAGCAGGCACAGCCtggtaaaaaagagagagaaattgttAAAGAAGCAGCTGAATATTACCAAAGGGCACTGAACAGTGCACAGGAGCGAAAAGAATGGATTAAAAAGAGTTTGAGTTCAGTTAGTGATGAAGATAACCCAAGTTGTGATTACTCCTTTTCAGGCACTCATGATGAAGTAGTCATCACTCATGAGCCAAAAAAATACCCAGTGAGAATTAGAAGTGAAGCAGATTTGAGTAGAGCTACAAGTATCATAAAAGACAACCTAGCTAATATTGTTCAAAATTACCTTGTTAAATCTGGAAAGTCTCCAGAATGTCACTACTTGTCTCCTAAAATTCCGTCAGAAAGTCCAACTCTTTTGCATCCCTTAACCAGTGGCATCAGTGACAATTCCCTGCAGTTAAGTGACCATCCTCCTGGGATGCAAGAGCCTGCCTCTATACTAGAAGGGAGAGATGACGAAGATGTGCACATAACTGTTTTGATGACTGAGGTGTCTAAAGCTACTTCCACAATGAACAATGAACAGGATCTTATAACTCCTGCAATGAAAATTGCACAGCAAGTTGATGAACATAAATTTTCGAATGTCAGGAAGGAAGAGACTTTAGTCACtcttgaagataatgatgaagaaacAATGCCATACTTTAAAAGCAATGAAGACCTAACCCCTAATGATATAGTAAAACCTGTGATTATCCCTACCGTAAATAATCAGTGTTTTACAAAAAGAAGTGAACACATCCCAGATATTCCAAGGagtaaagagaagaaaatgaaaactaTTTGTGCAGCAAACTGTAAAGTGCCAGTTAGATCATCTgggaaaagtgagagaaaattgATAAAGAGTGATGAAATTATTCCACCAGCTATAAAAAGGGAAAGTTGTATAGATATTCCTGTTAGTAATGAAGATGAGGTAAAGAGCTTGACTGCATTTGATAACGAGTTTGCCAAAGGGAGAGCCATAGTAACTATTCATAATGTTCACTCGGACAGTAATGAGGCAAGGGTTAAAGCAGCAATAACTGAGAGGATACAAGTTGGTGATGTGATACTAGAGAAGACTGAGGGAGTGCCCACGGAAACAAAGGTTTATGAACCAGTCATGAAGGCTAAAAAGATTTCTAAGATAACAGATAAAAAGAGTGAGAAAACACATGGTGaagttatcatcactacaccagtTACAAAATCAAAAAAGCATACTGATGTAATGCAAAAAAGTAAAAATATCCACATGGAAACGGACAGTAATGCACCAGTTGCAACAAGTAAAAAGCATGCTGATACAGCAGTAACAAAGAGTGAAGAAATCCTTGAAATGCTTTGGGAAAAGCAAAAAGATAGGGTTAAGCCTGTCACAATTGAAGAAATGTCTGCAGGCACAACCAAAGACAGACCTGTCATTGGAGAAGTTCAATTTTCTCCAGTGTCAGTCAGAGGCAAGGAATCTGACCTAGAGAACATAGTGGTTAGGAGTACTGATAATGTAGACAGAACAGCATACAGAGATGATGATAAACATAGTGATGTGGCAGTGCATGAAAGTGATAAAAGCCATACCTCATCCCTGAATGTACTTGAATGCAACTCAGTTACAACTGTATCTCAGGATAGCTGTGTTGTTTCTGTGCAGAACAGTGACTTCTGTCATGAGTCTTCCTTCAACAAAAATGAAagcttcactgatattcccattatTTTACATGAAATACACCAGAATAACCAATTAGATAATGGTAAAATAGGTGACACCATGCATTCCAGTAATCACCCAACCACAGATATAGTTATACATGAAGGGATTGATGAAGTAAATGGAAAGGAATCATCAGATACAAATGGTGATACTTTGTCTCAGAGGCCAAAGTGCTTAAAGGATATACATAAACTGAACACCAAATCAAGCACAGCCAGTGAGAGCTCATTTGAATCGTTGCCTTACAGAATGCTGACATCACAGCCAGAAAGCCTTACAGATGATATAGCAATAGAGCTGACCAGAGCTCCTCCAGATTCTGAAAAACTGAAAGCTGCTAAAATAGAATTAATCAGACAGGAGCGtattaatgccatctcacttcATAGTCTAGCCCTCTTGGAGTTAGGGGACAGCATAAATACATCCATTTCACCAGGTGAAGAGGGGCAGGCTGACGAATTTGTAAATATATCAAAAGAGCAAGATGCTTCAGCAGACTCCTTAGGAAGTGCATCCTATGTATGTAATGAAAACAGGGAAGAGGAAATTAATGGCAGCTCCATGTTTGATTCAGGTGTAGAGGTGATGATGCATGAGCAGGATAATACTGTTACACCATCTCTTACAAAGCCATTCCCAAGTCCTGTTGAATCTGTTGCCGAGTCTGGCTTCTCAAGTCTCAAAGAACCTGTGGCTCATGAAGGCACAACTGAAGATGGTGGGTTTGATAACCAAAGTGGAGTTTCTCTGAGTAAATCAAAAGACAGCTTAGACCTCACTGATACTGATCGCTTTCTAGTAACTGACACTCTCTCAGATGATATGGAAACACTATCTTTAAGTGCTGGAGATGTAACCTTAGTGGAAAGTGGACCTGTTTCTAAGGAAGGGTCAGCTCGAGGGAGTATCTCAGACTCCTCATATCAGGATAATGGCCTGTTGAAGTTTTACAATACTGAACCCCCTGACTTGGACCTCGACTCTGTTggcattccatctccttttctagATAACTCTCCTCATTATGCTGTTCGTGATATACATGATAAACAGCTACCTTCTGTTGAATCAAATCACATTCATTACTCATCAGATTTATCACCTCCAAAATATCCGCTACAGCATTTTGCTGAGGATTCAGTATCAAGAAGAGTTGCAGGCAGTTGCAGTGAGGCATCAGATCTTGAAGTGTCAAAATCAAAATTTGCAATGAGGTTAGATGAAAAAGCAGTTAAATGTTTCtctgacgatgggaatgaatcaaaAATGAAAACAAGTGAGTCCCTTTCATCAGAAGACACAGTTATATCCAGGAGGTCATTTGATGATTATAGTGCCAAGTTCCTCTCTCAAGGATCACAAGAAGAGCCATCTGAATTTTCGGGGCCCTCTGTGAGAACTTCTGATGATGAGAAAGCTGAGAAGCCCATAATAGACATGAGTGGGAGTACACTTCAAAGTAGTGATTATGGTAAAGGTGCAGTTCATTCTGTAGCTGAAGCTAGGATTAATGATAAAGAGGTAATTCATGAAGAGTTAAGCCCTCATGATACAAACTTAATAATCTCGGAAGGCCAGCAGACGATACCTCTTTCTGTTAAATCACAGAATGATTCTAgagaagaaaaatgtataaaacaaGTTGACAGAAAAATGACTGTTGCTCTGGATCAAGATACCAAGCCCAGTGAAAATTTAGTTACTAGATATAGTGAACCATACGATAGTATGCATGAAATCAATGAAAACACAGCTGAAATGAAATCCAGTGAAATTGTGGCAGCACATGAAGAGCTGGGTTGTATATTTAGCAATACCAGTGAAGTTACTCTAGCTGACTCTGTGCAAAGCAATGCAGGACTTCACCTATCCATTGCAGACAAACTAAAATTGTTAAATGAGTCCGAGTTGCTAGCTGATGCTTCAGTTAAGGCAGAATCATGTGGTAAGCATAACACGGAGATTCTAAATCATACATTAGTCAAAGATTTTGCTCAGTATGAAAATGTTTATGGGGTTGAAAAATCAAAGTCTTCAGGAGAATCACCATCTTTGCCTTGTATTAGCAAttcaaaaaaggaagaaaaggtaAGTTCTAATACTGATGTAATTGTGTCTGTGACATCAGGTACCTCCAAGAGTGAAGTTAGCGATAAATCAAGTGGTAATACTCATGAAACATGCAGCACAGGTACTTCAGACAGGCCAAGCAGACATTCCAGCAGAAGTGGAGTTTCAGACCTTGAGGATGAAGTCTTCTTACCTCCAACTGAAAACTATATCTTTGATGGTAGGCCTGTGATTTACTGCCCAAAGATTGATATGGAAAACCAGATTGGAATTTCTCCTCCAAAAATGGCAATGAGTGTATTTGCAGTTGTCCCAGCAAAACATTCAACCATGAATAAAGAGATTGAATGGATGGCAACGAATAAAGAGTTGTTACAGTTTAATCAATGTTCATCTCAAAAGCTAACAAGTAAAGTCAATACTGAAGAGTTTGACAAAACTGGTAAGTCAGTAATGCAGCTATCAGGGACAGTCTCCTTGCCAGAATCAGGAACAATACACTggaatcactcagctgctcctataGACGTGATAACACATCTTTCAAATGAGGTCCCGGATATGTGTAATTTATCCGGTAATGTGCTCATGTCAGCAGACACAGGGATAAATGAATTAAGTAAACACAGCTTGCTACTAAAGTCCAATGGCGAGGTAGACATGGCTAAAGAGGATAGTAATGTAACTATTTTTCCGCAACAATATGCAATGATTAAGGATGCAGAGGCAATGGTCTCTctgaaaacaggaaaagaaagtCAAGGTGTAGTTGATGAACTGGTCAAAGTAGATAAGAATTTGGATGAAGAAGGTCCTGAAAATTTGATACAAAGTGAAgtcaaaagagaaggctgggttgCTAGTCGCCCCATCTCTGCACATTTCACAGAGCtggaaccaaaaagaaaaaaaaagtatcagcaTAGTATTTTGGAAAAAATGGAGGATAAATGTGTGTCTGGAAGAATCATGGAATCAAAGACTCCTGATATGCTACATATTGAAAGGACAGTTGATGATTTACAGTTTACATCTCCAGAATCACATGAAAAACATCTGCCAGATGATGAAATTAGGTTACAAAAGGAAGAAAGCTTTTCCAAAGAGAATCATGTAAATATTCATCCACAAACAGAAACTGTACTGAATTTGTCCACTAAAGCAATGATCAAAGCAAAAGGCTGTCACTTACAAGAGGAGAAGAACATTTATGCAGAGCAAGATGTTAGCTATTCAAGTAAACCAACACCAAAGGAAACTGGCGAACAGAGTAAACCCAGATTGCTCCGTATGGCCAACCTCGAAAGAACTGACACAACAGCATCACCTACCCATCAAGCATCTGTAAAAGTCTTAGATAACTCAGATAGTACACCTCAAGAATCTCCTGTGATATCATCTGCACTGATGTCTGCCATACGGAAATTTCCAGTACCAGTTTCCAGTTTACCTGTAGATACTTGCACCTCATCAAATTCAATTTCCATAGagggaactgacgaagaaagttCAGTAATTGAGAATACAAGTATACCAGCAACTGATAAGAAAATACTTGACTCTAAAGTGAAGAAGCATACTCATCAAAATGTTTACAGGACTGAAAAATTCGAGAGTGAAGAAGCTGCATCTCCAACTCCTTTGAAATGTCAAGGAGGAAGTCTGGAAGAAACTTCATCGAATGAATTCTCGCCTATCAAGATTTCTGATCCAGAGCTAAAAAAATATGGAAGTGAGGAATTATCATCACTGACACTTGACAGTCATGGGTCCTCAACTTCAAAGAGTTATCTGGAGCCAGACTTAGGGTCTGTTGGCTCCAGCTGTCGAATAGGTGGATCATTAGAATGCCTTAAGAGAGATACAGATAAAAAGAAATCTCACACTCATAAATTAGGATCAAGAACCAGTGCAAAGTCTGAAGACCTAAATATGAAATGTGATAAAGTCAGCTTAAAATCACAAGGTTCCTTAGACAAATTTCCACATTTTGATCAAGTAACTGCTCAGCAGAAAGCCCGGGGGGCACGTAAAAAAATTTTGTCCGTTGACATTGAAAATAAGGATAAAACTGACCCAAATAAAGAAATGCACAGAAGTGTTACCCTCCCTGCAGGATCGATGGCCTCAAGtaaaaaggatgaaaagaaaaaagaaaaggaagagaaaagtaagaaaaaaaagaaagataaggatTTAGTGGGAACCAGTGAGAAGAAGTTTGCTATGCTGTCACTGAAGGGGTTGTTGAAGAGGAATAAATCtaaggaaaaagagaaggataaAGACAAGGATTCATCACAGGAAAAGCTGTCATCTCCCTCTCTTTTCCGAAAGTTTGAGAGGAAGAATAAAAGCAACACCCAGTCCCCGCTTCTTGATGAGAAGAAAAATGGGGAACAAGGTAATGTTGTTAATGGTTCTTGTAATGATTTAGAAAATGCCAGACATAGCCCTGTAGCAACCAATGGCAAAACACGCCCTGTAATTAGTGGTCCTGTTAGTATGAACCAAGTAGGTAATGTGGCAGGTATGGGTGTAACAACAACCATATGCAGAGGCAGTGCTGGATATGCAGCTTCGGGATCTGATAGTGAAAGTCCAGTTGGAAGCCGCCAGTCATCGCCAAAGCGAATTGTTAGTCATCCCCGTATGGCCAGCCTTGGTACTCAGCCTTCACCAAGATTGTACAAACATGTCCTTACCCGACATCTTTCAAGCAGCCAGGAGTCTGTAGACAACCCCCTTTTGTCGTCAACCCATTCATCCCCGCAGACATCTCCTCATACCTCTCCTAAGAGAATGGTCATCCCTGCTTCAGCATCCTCCCTTAGTCTTCCTGCCAGTAGAGATATGAGTCCTCCGACTCCTGTCATGGGTACCCGAGCTCTCCGAGGATCCAACAGTAGCTTTTCAGTTACAATAGGCTTCAAACCAAAAGTTGAAAAGCGCAGTAGAACCATGAGTGAAGGAGCTGACCTCAACAGGGTGTCTCTCTCACCAGTGTCAAAACGGAAAGAGGGTTCACGCATCTTGACACAGCTTAATAAGAGATCATCCTCTATGGAAATTCTTGTTTGTGGTAAAATCAGAGAGCACTGTTCAGAAAGCAGAAGGTCTCCAGGGAGAAGCCCATTCTCTCGAGAGGGAAGTTTCCGTTTACACAGAGAAATCTCTGTGGAGACTTTATTTGAGCTGCCTGAAACAAGCCCTAGATCCAGCAGAACACAGGAGGAGTATCAGGAATACCTTAATGAATTACATGCCAGGAATGACTCTCAAAGTGGGTCATCTTGGAGTTTGGTTGAAGAATCAGATATGGATAAAGCTTACCCAGAAACCCTTAGTAGACGAAGCTCCCACCATACTCCTACTGGTAAAAAGCTCAGTCTACCACACAACATGCATCTTTCAGGgttgcgggagacagcatcatcAAATCCAAATCTTCAGCGTACTGGGTCACCTTTTGTTCGAGGTGTTCCACACAGCTCCAGTTTCACCTCCAGCCCCTTCAGGCGTCCTCATTCCTCAGCAGCAGTTTTCTCACCAGCCAAACGTGTCATGTCAACTTCCACAG GTGGGTCTCCGTCAAGTGATGCTACCCCAGGAACACCGCTTATGCGTGTGGAGGAAGAAGGACCCTGCCGAAAGAACATCGACAACTTCACGGAAAAGCCCCCTAATGTCCTTGTGTATGCTGCAAATAAAACAGAATATTTCACAGCAGTTAAGGATACCCTCTTACATTGCCTCAACCAGGATAG